One genomic segment of Pristiophorus japonicus isolate sPriJap1 unplaced genomic scaffold, sPriJap1.hap1 HAP1_SCAFFOLD_29, whole genome shotgun sequence includes these proteins:
- the LOC139248342 gene encoding histone H2B 1.2-like: protein MADEKKTGPAKKGAKKVIKKTPAKSGKRRRKSRKESYAIYIYKVMKQVHPDTGISSKAMGIMNSFVSDIFERIAGEASRLAHYNKRRTISSREIQTAVRLLLPGELAKHAVSEGTKAVTKYTSSK from the coding sequence ATGGCTGACGAAAAGAAAACAGGTcccgccaagaaaggcgccaagaaagtaatcaagaaaaccccagcgaagagcggcaagaggcgcagaaagtcgaggaaggagagttacgccatctacatctacaaagtgatgaagcaggttcaccccgacaccggcatctcctccaaggccatgggcatcatgaactcgtttgtgagcgatattttcgagcgcatcgcgggtgaggcttcccgcctggcccattacaacaagcgccgcaccatcagttcccgggagatccagaccgccgtgcgcctgctgctgcccggggagctggccaagcacgccgtgtccgaagggacaaaggcggtgaccaagtacaccagctccaagtga
- the LOC139248144 gene encoding histone H4-like — protein MSGRGKGGKGLGKGGAKRHRKVLRDNIQGITKPAIRRLARRGGVKRISGLIYEETRGVLKVFLENVIRDAVTYTKHAKRKTVTAMDVVYALKRQGRTLWIQRLNNFTFPPSTTQRLFSEPPTASQREQ, from the coding sequence atgtctgggcgaggtaaaggaggcaaaggactgggcaaaggcggagccaagcggcaccgtaaagtgctccgtgataacatccagggcatcaccaaacccgccatccgccgcctggctcgccgtggcggtgtcaagcggatctcgggcctaatctacgaggagacccgtggggtgctgaaggttttcctggagaatgtcatCAGGGACGCCGTCACCTACACcaagcacgccaagcgcaagacggtcactgccatggatgtggtgtacgctctcaaacggcagggccgcactctatGGATTCAGCGGCTGAACAACTTCACCTTtccacccagcacaacacaaaggctcttttcagagccacccaccgcctcacagagagagcagtga
- the LOC139248145 gene encoding histone H1-like, protein MADTAAAETAPPAAVAQTKAPSKKKKAAPRSGPAGTRLGDQILKVVADGKDRRGMSLAAIKKALAAKGVDVKKRGFQIRSSIKKNVMNGSLKQIKGTGASGSFKIANTDPQGKVGKKVKKPEAKKSPKAVAKKTSTKKALTAKKTAKGPAGKKAAAKKPKSLKKVKAAKKVENPRVKATSKSAKAKKAVPPQKRKLEVELEDQRPRSPLSLNLDSASFPAALSV, encoded by the exons ATGGCTGATactgcagccgccgaaacggctcctcctgccgccgtcgctcaaaccaaggctcccagcaagaagaagaAGGCGGCTCCCCGCTCCGGGCCAGCCGGTACCAGGTTGGGCGAccagatcctcaaggttgtggccgatggcaaGGATCGCAGGGGAatgtccctggccgcgataaagaaggctctggcggccaaaggcgtcGATGTGAAAAAGCGCGGCTTCCAGATCAGGTCCAGTATCAAGAAGAATGTGATGAATGGttccctgaagcagatcaagggcacgggcgcctcgggctccttcaaaaTCGCTAATACAGAtccccaggggaaagtgggaaagaaggtgaagaagccagaagccaagaaatctcca aaagcagtagccaagaaaacgagcaccaagaaggcgcTAACGGCAAAAAAGACAGCGAAAGGGCCGGCTGGGAAGAAGGCGGCGGCGAAGAAGCCCAAGAGCCTCAAGAAAGTTaaggcggccaaaaaggtggaGAACCCGAGGGTCAAGGCCACGTCCAAATCAGCAAAGGCCAAGAAAGCAGTGCCCCCCCAAAAAAG aaagctggaggtggagctggaagatcagaggccgCGCTCTCCTCTGTCTCTCAATCTTGATTCTGCCTCCTTCCCTGCCGCGCTCTCTGTTtaa